A single genomic interval of Dromiciops gliroides isolate mDroGli1 chromosome 1, mDroGli1.pri, whole genome shotgun sequence harbors:
- the ANP32B gene encoding LOW QUALITY PROTEIN: acidic leucine-rich nuclear phosphoprotein 32 family member B (The sequence of the model RefSeq protein was modified relative to this genomic sequence to represent the inferred CDS: deleted 1 base in 1 codon; substituted 1 base at 1 genomic stop codon): protein MLEVKELVLDNCRTDDGKIEGFNCXICELEFLSLNKCRVSTVSNLPELPKLKKLELSDNRIFGGLDVLAEKLPNLTHLNLSGNKLKDISTLEPLKKLEYLKSLDLFNCEVTNLNDYRESVFTLLPQLTYLDGYDQEDKEAPDSDAEVDGVDDEEGEDEEDEEDEDEEDEFDEEDDDEEDDVEGDDYEYDVSGEEEEFGHDGEVDDDEEDEDEDDEDEEDEETGKGEKRKRETDDEGEGEDD, encoded by the exons GTAAAAGAACTTGTCCTGGACAACTGTAGGACAGATGAT GGGAAAATTGAAGGGTTTAACTGCTGAATTTGTGAATTAGAGTTCCTCAGCTTAAATAAATGTAGGGTGTCTACAGTTTCCAATCTCCCTGAACTACCTAAGCTGAAAAAG ctTGAACTCAGTGACAATAGAATTTTTGGAGGTCTGGATGTATTAGCAGAAAAACTTCCAAATCTCACACATCTAAACCTAAGTGGAAACAAGCTGAAAGATATCAGCACCTTGGAACCTTTG AAAAAGCTGGAATACCTAAAAAGCCTGGACCTGTTCAACTGTGAGGTGACAAACCTGAATGATTACCGAGAAAGTGTCTTCACACTCCTTCCACAATTAACATATCTTGATGGGTATGACCAAGAAGACAAAGAAGCCCCGGACTCTGATGCTGAAGTAGACGGGGTAGATGATGAAG agggagaagatgaagaagatgaggaagatgaagatgaagaagatgaatttgatgaagaagatgatgatgaagaggatgatGTAGAAGGAGATGATTATGAATATGATGTCAGTGGAGAG GAAGAAGAATTTGGACATGATGGAGAAGTTGAtgatgatgaggaagatgaggatgaagatgatgaagacgAAG AGGATGAAGAGACTGGAAAAggtgaaaaaaggaagagagaaacagatgacgaaggagaaggagaagatgatTAA